Proteins found in one Sorghum bicolor cultivar BTx623 chromosome 1, Sorghum_bicolor_NCBIv3, whole genome shotgun sequence genomic segment:
- the LOC8067069 gene encoding vesicle-associated protein 1-2, whose product MAASCDLLDVDPPELQFPFVLDKQISCPLRLVNRTDRTVAFKVKTTNPRKYCVRPNNGVVPPRSSSTVVVTMQAQKVVPPDLQCKDKFLVQSVVVSDRLSAKDITSQMFVKGGGNVVEEVKLKVAYVMPPEPPSEIAEEHDGLERVLVPMQRTVDNGRSTSGLSSGSVSLKSAEEVGSPVGRIVKSEEFLKSAGPAMATKTYAGPGEQSHQLSSIIAKLTEEKNSALEQNRKLQVELELVRCEARKQQGAFSLVLLLAFGLLGIVLGYIVKK is encoded by the exons ATGGCCGCCTCCTGCGACCTCCTCGATGTCGACCCTCCGGAGCTCCAGTTTCCGT TCGTCCTCGACAAGCAGATCTCCTGCCCGCTGCGGCTCGTCAACAGGACTGACCGTACCGTCGCCTTTAAG GTCAAGACGACGAACCCCAGGAAATACTGCGTGCGGCCCAACAATGGTGTCGTGCCGCCCCGATCCTCTTCCACGGTTGTAG TCACGATGCAGGCGCAGAAGGTGGTGCCTCCGGATTTGCAGTGCAAGGACAAGTTCTTGGTGCAGAGCGTGGTCGTCAGTGATCGCTTGTCAGCCAAGGACATAACCTCTCAAATG TTCGTGAAAGGGGGTGGTAATGTGGTCGAGGAGGTGAAATTGAAGGTTGCTTATGTGATGCCACCTGAACCGCCATCAGAGATTGCAGAGGAGCACGATGGTTTAGAGAGAGTTTTAGTGCCTATGCAGAGGACTGTGGATAATGGGAGGAGTACTTCAGGGCTATCGAGTGGCTCCGTGTCATTGAAATCAGCTGAG GAGGTCGGATCACCTGTTGGTCGAATTGTgaagagtgaggagttcctgaAGTCTGCAGGACCTGCTATG GCAACAAAAACATATGCGGGACCTGGTGAACAATCTCATCAG CTGTCATCTATAATTGCAAAGTTGACTGAAGAAAAGAATTCTGCACTTGAGCAAAACAGAAAACTTCAAGTTGAATTG GAACTTGTAAGGTGCGAAGCCAGGAAACAGCAAGGTGCCTTCTCGTTGGTTCTCTTATTAGCATTTGGGCTCCTTGGCATTGTTCTAGGTTACATTGTAAAGAAATGA